Proteins from one Microbacterium sp. Root553 genomic window:
- a CDS encoding amino acid ABC transporter substrate-binding protein/permease, translating into MIPHPSPASARLRTLGRTVGAMALTAFIAAGALLGGATAASADTTGETYVIGTDTTFAPFEFTDENGDLVGIDMDLLRAIAEDQGFEVEIRQLGFDAALQALQSNQVDGVMAGMSITEDRQQTFDFSDPYFTSGVQLGVLEASDIQSLDDLDGKAVAVKTGTQGQTFAEDNQDEFGYRITPYSDTTDMVDAVKAGQAVGYFEDFPVLAYGIQQGSGFRLIGEPELGGEYGFAVNKGMNPELIEKFNAGLANLQESGEYDEIVDTYLSAGETTTQPTDIISVAVKYWPALMSGLGLTILATLVALVAAFILGIVFGFGRISKFLPFRWLATAYVFVFRGTPILVQAFFVFFAIPQLFPGLTFDPFVAGAITLSLNTGAYMTEIIRGGIQAVDPGQNEASRSLGLGHWKTMQKVVLPQAFRIMIPSFVNQGIITLKDTSLISVIGLAELTFQSRQIIASTYLSAQVLTIVAIIYFVVITLLTLLANRLERKFNA; encoded by the coding sequence GTGATCCCACATCCCTCTCCTGCGTCCGCGCGTCTGCGCACGCTCGGACGAACCGTCGGAGCGATGGCGCTCACGGCGTTCATCGCCGCCGGTGCGCTGCTCGGCGGTGCGACCGCGGCATCCGCCGACACCACCGGTGAGACCTACGTCATCGGCACTGACACGACGTTCGCGCCGTTCGAGTTCACCGACGAGAACGGCGACCTCGTCGGCATCGACATGGATCTGCTCCGAGCGATCGCCGAGGATCAGGGCTTCGAGGTCGAGATCCGCCAGCTCGGATTCGACGCCGCTCTGCAGGCCCTGCAGTCGAATCAGGTCGACGGCGTCATGGCGGGCATGTCGATCACCGAAGACCGCCAGCAGACGTTCGATTTCAGTGACCCCTACTTCACCAGCGGCGTCCAGCTCGGCGTGCTCGAAGCCAGCGACATCCAGTCGCTCGACGACCTCGACGGCAAGGCCGTGGCGGTCAAGACCGGCACCCAGGGGCAGACCTTCGCCGAGGACAACCAGGATGAGTTCGGCTACCGGATCACCCCGTACTCCGACACGACCGACATGGTCGATGCCGTCAAGGCCGGCCAGGCGGTCGGCTACTTCGAGGACTTCCCCGTGCTCGCGTACGGCATCCAGCAGGGCTCGGGCTTCCGTCTGATCGGCGAACCCGAACTCGGCGGGGAATACGGCTTCGCCGTCAACAAGGGCATGAACCCCGAGCTGATCGAGAAGTTCAACGCCGGCCTCGCGAACCTCCAGGAGTCTGGCGAGTACGACGAGATCGTCGACACGTACCTGAGCGCCGGCGAGACGACCACGCAGCCGACCGACATCATCTCGGTCGCGGTCAAGTACTGGCCCGCGCTGATGAGCGGTCTCGGGCTCACGATCCTCGCGACGCTCGTGGCCCTCGTCGCCGCGTTCATCCTCGGCATCGTCTTCGGCTTCGGTCGCATCTCGAAGTTCCTGCCGTTCCGCTGGCTCGCCACCGCCTACGTGTTCGTGTTCCGAGGAACACCGATCCTCGTGCAGGCCTTCTTCGTGTTCTTCGCGATCCCGCAGCTGTTCCCCGGGCTCACGTTCGACCCGTTCGTCGCGGGTGCGATCACGCTGTCCCTGAACACCGGCGCCTACATGACCGAGATCATCCGCGGTGGCATCCAGGCCGTCGATCCCGGTCAGAACGAGGCATCGCGCTCGCTCGGTCTCGGCCACTGGAAGACCATGCAGAAGGTCGTGCTCCCGCAGGCCTTCCGCATCATGATCCCGTCGTTCGTGAACCAGGGCATCATCACGCTCAAGGACACGTCGTTGATCAGCGTCATCGGGCTCGCCGAGCTGACCTTCCAGTCGCGTCAGATCATCGCCTCGACGTACCTGTCGGCGCAGGTGCTGACCATCGTCGCCATCATCTACTTCGTCGTGATCACGCTGCTGACGCTGCTCGCGAACCGCCTCGAGAGGAAGTTCAACGCATGA
- a CDS encoding GNAT family N-acetyltransferase, whose protein sequence is MTIELLRPSASLFDSWAAAVSEFGDGHVDGSGLRAPVTPDRATLDALIEKSTLWADTSAPLPDDIVHNDLYWVVDDGEVVGFLSFRHELNDHLREVGGHIGYSVRESRRRQGYASAALRLGLDRAREIGLERVMVTCDDDNIGSFRTIESAGGMLQDVRVVPEHGDTPVRRYWISL, encoded by the coding sequence ATGACGATCGAGCTCCTGAGACCCTCCGCATCCCTGTTCGACTCCTGGGCTGCCGCTGTCTCCGAATTCGGTGACGGTCATGTCGACGGATCGGGTCTGCGGGCACCGGTCACCCCTGACCGGGCGACGCTGGACGCCCTGATCGAGAAGTCGACTCTCTGGGCCGACACCTCGGCGCCGTTGCCCGACGACATCGTGCACAACGACCTGTACTGGGTCGTCGATGACGGCGAGGTCGTCGGTTTCCTGTCGTTCCGTCACGAGCTCAACGACCACCTGCGGGAGGTGGGCGGTCACATCGGCTATTCCGTGCGGGAGTCCCGGCGACGTCAGGGCTACGCCTCGGCTGCGCTGCGCCTCGGCCTCGATCGGGCGCGCGAGATCGGACTCGAACGGGTCATGGTGACCTGCGATGACGACAACATCGGATCCTTCCGCACGATCGAGAGTGCGGGCGGGATGCTGCAGGACGTCCGCGTCGTGCCCGAGCACGGCGACACCCCGGTTCGCCGGTACTGGATCTCGCTCTAG
- a CDS encoding DHA2 family efflux MFS transporter permease subunit, producing the protein MTESRQATGPDTGTFAAGQRPASPWPALWALVIGFFMILVDTTIVSVANPAIKAALDPTTNNLDNVVWVTSAYLLAYAVPLLITGRLGDRFGPKNIYLIGLAVFTLASLWCGLSDSLEMLIAARAVQGLGAAFMTPQTMAVITRTFPPERRGAAMGLWGATAGVATLVGPLLGGLLVDGFGWEWIFFVNIPVGVVAFVLAWRLVPRLQTTPHRFDVLGVILSAVALFLIVFGLQEGEKFGWGVIWGPISVWGLIIAGLVVLAVFIVQQARTRSEALVPLDLFRDRNFSGANVAIAAVGFTVTSMSLPMMFFLQTARDLTPTEAALLLIPMAVLSGVLAPFAGKMLDRVDPRVILIPGLLCVGVALVWYSALIDMDTPIWMFLLPSALMGLGNAGMWGPLATTATRRLPRHQAGAGAGIYNTTRTIGSVIGSASIAAFMQSRLEANLPGLSDAPSGISGGGSLPPQVAEGFAAGMSQAILLPACVMVVALVASLFLGRYDKADAAASAPVEAPEPAA; encoded by the coding sequence ATGACCGAATCCCGCCAGGCGACAGGACCCGACACGGGAACCTTCGCCGCCGGACAGCGCCCCGCGAGCCCTTGGCCCGCCCTCTGGGCCCTCGTCATCGGCTTCTTCATGATCCTCGTCGACACGACGATCGTCTCGGTCGCGAACCCCGCGATCAAGGCCGCGCTCGATCCGACGACCAACAACCTCGACAACGTGGTGTGGGTCACCAGCGCCTACCTGCTCGCCTACGCGGTGCCGCTGCTGATCACCGGACGTCTCGGCGACCGCTTCGGGCCCAAGAACATCTACCTCATCGGCCTCGCCGTCTTCACCCTCGCCTCGCTCTGGTGCGGACTGTCGGACTCGCTCGAGATGCTGATCGCGGCTCGCGCGGTTCAGGGTCTCGGCGCCGCATTCATGACGCCGCAGACCATGGCCGTGATCACGCGCACATTCCCGCCCGAGCGCCGCGGCGCGGCCATGGGCCTGTGGGGTGCGACGGCCGGTGTCGCGACGCTCGTCGGGCCGCTCCTCGGCGGTCTGCTCGTCGACGGATTCGGCTGGGAGTGGATCTTCTTCGTCAACATCCCCGTCGGCGTCGTCGCGTTCGTGCTCGCGTGGCGCCTCGTGCCGAGGCTGCAGACCACCCCGCACCGCTTCGACGTCCTCGGCGTGATCCTCAGCGCCGTCGCGCTGTTCCTGATCGTCTTCGGGCTCCAGGAGGGCGAGAAGTTCGGCTGGGGCGTCATCTGGGGGCCGATCTCGGTGTGGGGCCTCATCATCGCCGGTCTCGTCGTGCTCGCGGTGTTCATCGTGCAGCAGGCGCGCACCCGCAGCGAGGCGCTCGTTCCGCTCGACCTCTTCCGCGACCGCAACTTCTCGGGCGCCAACGTCGCGATCGCCGCAGTCGGCTTCACGGTCACGAGCATGTCGCTCCCGATGATGTTCTTCCTGCAGACGGCACGAGATCTCACGCCGACCGAAGCTGCACTGCTGCTGATCCCGATGGCGGTGCTGTCGGGAGTGCTCGCGCCGTTCGCCGGCAAGATGCTCGATCGCGTCGATCCGCGCGTCATCCTCATCCCGGGTCTGCTCTGCGTGGGCGTCGCCCTGGTCTGGTACTCGGCACTGATCGACATGGACACTCCGATCTGGATGTTCCTGCTGCCCTCGGCGCTGATGGGCCTCGGCAACGCGGGCATGTGGGGACCGCTCGCGACGACCGCGACGCGCAGGCTTCCTCGGCATCAGGCCGGTGCGGGTGCCGGCATCTACAACACCACTCGCACGATCGGATCGGTGATCGGCTCGGCATCCATCGCCGCGTTCATGCAGTCGCGTCTCGAGGCGAACCTTCCGGGGCTCTCCGACGCCCCGTCGGGCATCAGCGGTGGCGGGTCGTTGCCTCCTCAGGTCGCCGAGGGCTTCGCGGCCGGCATGTCGCAGGCGATCCTGCTGCCCGCCTGCGTGATGGTCGTCGCCCTCGTCGCGTCGCTGTTCCTCGGACGCTACGACAAGGCGGATGCGGCGGCATCCGCTCCCGTGGAGGCCCCTGAGCCTGCGGCCTGA
- a CDS encoding PadR family transcriptional regulator, whose protein sequence is MKSPVDTLTPMGVMVLALLREGDMHPYEMVRLMRSRRDERLLSITNGTLYHTVGRLQREGLIDEVGIDRDGNRPERTTYTLTDAGTDALVDWLRRELSVIDRPAEFRIALAEAHNLERADVIECLRSRRDALDEGHVVHRDGLVDARAKAVPEQVLVEFDRQEVLLGAELRWLDSLLERLESEEFAWGPTAFEDTDRYLAQRKAAQQ, encoded by the coding sequence GTGAAGAGCCCCGTCGACACACTCACCCCGATGGGTGTCATGGTGCTCGCGCTGCTGCGCGAGGGCGACATGCACCCCTATGAGATGGTGCGTCTGATGCGCTCCCGTCGTGACGAGCGCCTGCTGAGCATCACCAACGGCACGCTCTATCACACGGTCGGTCGACTGCAGCGGGAGGGGCTGATCGACGAGGTCGGCATCGACCGCGACGGCAATCGCCCCGAGCGCACCACCTACACGCTCACGGATGCGGGTACGGACGCCCTGGTCGACTGGCTGCGGCGGGAGCTCTCCGTCATCGACCGGCCCGCCGAGTTCCGCATCGCGCTCGCCGAGGCGCACAACCTCGAGCGGGCAGACGTCATCGAGTGTCTTCGCTCCCGACGCGACGCTCTCGACGAGGGGCACGTGGTGCATCGCGACGGACTGGTCGACGCACGCGCCAAGGCCGTGCCCGAACAGGTGCTCGTCGAGTTCGACCGCCAGGAGGTGCTGCTCGGCGCCGAGCTGCGCTGGCTCGACTCTCTCCTCGAACGCCTCGAATCCGAGGAGTTCGCCTGGGGCCCCACGGCTTTCGAGGACACAGACCGCTACCTCGCTCAGCGAAAGGCTGCACAGCAATGA
- a CDS encoding GNAT family N-acetyltransferase, whose amino-acid sequence MTDDILTERLRLSRPHPSDLPEVFAIQSDPRVWTHYPSLRHTDPAQSVAMMERWERSWQEAGLGSWVARLRDTGEVVGNGGCTVLGGEVWNIGYRIAGDHHGKGYATELARAGVEQARARDPQRPVIAYLVEHNRASANVAVKLGLELVHRAPDVGNPDPTVMRLVFADRELTSAQLAAALR is encoded by the coding sequence TTGACCGACGACATCCTCACCGAGCGGTTGCGGCTGTCGCGCCCGCACCCCTCCGACCTGCCCGAGGTGTTCGCGATCCAGAGCGATCCGCGGGTGTGGACGCACTACCCGAGCCTGCGTCACACCGATCCCGCGCAGAGCGTCGCGATGATGGAACGCTGGGAGCGCAGTTGGCAGGAGGCCGGTCTCGGATCGTGGGTCGCCCGTCTGCGCGACACCGGCGAGGTCGTCGGCAACGGCGGTTGCACCGTGCTCGGGGGAGAAGTGTGGAACATCGGCTACCGCATCGCCGGAGATCACCACGGCAAGGGGTATGCGACCGAGCTCGCGAGGGCCGGGGTCGAGCAGGCGCGCGCGCGGGATCCGCAGAGGCCCGTGATCGCGTATCTCGTCGAGCACAATCGCGCATCCGCGAATGTGGCCGTCAAACTCGGCCTCGAGCTCGTCCACCGAGCGCCGGACGTGGGAAATCCCGATCCCACGGTCATGAGACTCGTCTTCGCCGACCGTGAGCTCACCTCCGCACAGCTCGCGGCGGCGCTGCGATGA
- a CDS encoding phosphoribosylaminoimidazolesuccinocarboxamide synthase, with the protein MSTPSENNAQTIPGWRHIYSGKVRDLYASDDAADTRILVVASDRVSAFDFVLSPGIPEKGALLTRLSRWWFDQLADVPNHLAEGEIPSSVADRAMLAQSLEMLPVECVVRGYLTGSGWAEYTESGTVCGIPLPEGLQNGDRLPEPLFTPAYKAPMGEHDENITFAQTVELVGAERAAELRDVSLSLYTRAAAIAEERGLVLADTKFEFGTDAIGSLHLADEVLTSDSSRYWDAEAWRTGSTPTDRMASFDKQIVRDWLAANWDKEGEPPVLPDDIVDRTAARYRELIERLGA; encoded by the coding sequence GTGAGCACACCTTCGGAGAACAACGCGCAGACCATCCCCGGCTGGCGCCACATCTACTCGGGCAAGGTCCGCGACCTGTACGCCTCGGACGATGCCGCCGACACCCGCATCCTGGTGGTCGCGTCGGATCGCGTGAGCGCGTTCGACTTCGTGCTCTCCCCCGGCATCCCTGAGAAGGGCGCACTGCTCACCCGACTCAGCCGCTGGTGGTTCGACCAGCTGGCGGACGTGCCGAACCACCTCGCCGAAGGCGAGATCCCCTCGAGCGTCGCCGACCGTGCCATGCTCGCGCAGTCGCTCGAGATGCTGCCCGTCGAGTGCGTCGTACGCGGCTACCTCACGGGGTCGGGGTGGGCCGAGTACACCGAGAGCGGCACCGTGTGCGGCATCCCGCTGCCCGAAGGCCTGCAGAACGGCGACCGGCTTCCCGAACCCCTGTTCACCCCGGCCTACAAGGCGCCGATGGGCGAGCATGACGAGAACATCACCTTCGCGCAGACGGTCGAGCTCGTCGGCGCCGAGCGGGCGGCCGAACTGCGCGACGTGTCGCTGTCGCTCTACACCCGCGCCGCCGCGATCGCCGAGGAGCGCGGCCTCGTCCTCGCCGACACGAAGTTCGAGTTCGGCACGGATGCCATCGGATCCCTGCATCTGGCCGACGAGGTGCTCACGAGCGACTCCTCGCGATACTGGGATGCCGAGGCGTGGCGCACCGGCTCGACGCCGACCGATCGCATGGCGAGCTTCGACAAGCAGATCGTCCGCGACTGGCTCGCCGCCAACTGGGACAAAGAGGGAGAGCCGCCCGTGCTTCCCGACGACATCGTCGACCGCACGGCCGCCCGCTACCGCGAGCTCATCGAGCGACTGGGGGCCTGA